A genomic segment from Lignipirellula cremea encodes:
- a CDS encoding sialidase family protein, translating into MTSPWKRPLALLLTCVCSGLLGASFVAAEEKLSQDPDIALQPSAVLVHPWRQHIPPTRRQGVPGIERTKKGRLWAIFGRDVESTRNFQVLTRSDDDGETWSPIQLMVLPRQGVRAMSATLWIDPQGRLWVFWAQAFGVQDGRYGIWAVVADDPDAADPVWSAPRRLGDGVMLNKPTVLAGGDWLFTSSVWKTENSIKVYASTDQGKTFTLRGQANVPDPATRGPDEPMIIERRDGSLWMWVRMQGLAETFSTDQGKTWTPVQRMKIKHCTSRFFVRRLQSGSLLLVKHGPLHERTPREQLTAYLSEDDGQTWIGGLLLDERADVTYPDGVQSPDGTIYLIYDHERTPLGEVLLATFTEADVRAAMPVSEQARLRIVVSQLPQPE; encoded by the coding sequence ATGACCTCCCCCTGGAAACGCCCGCTCGCTCTATTGTTGACCTGCGTTTGCTCCGGCCTGCTCGGCGCCAGTTTCGTAGCGGCGGAAGAGAAACTCTCCCAGGATCCCGACATCGCCCTGCAACCGTCGGCCGTGCTGGTGCATCCCTGGCGGCAGCATATTCCGCCGACGCGGCGCCAGGGCGTGCCTGGTATTGAACGCACCAAAAAAGGCCGACTCTGGGCCATCTTCGGCCGTGATGTCGAAAGCACGCGGAACTTCCAGGTGCTGACCCGGAGCGACGACGACGGCGAAACCTGGTCGCCGATCCAGCTGATGGTGCTGCCGCGCCAGGGCGTGCGGGCCATGTCGGCCACGCTCTGGATCGATCCGCAGGGCCGGCTCTGGGTGTTCTGGGCCCAGGCCTTTGGCGTACAGGACGGGCGTTACGGCATCTGGGCGGTGGTTGCCGACGATCCCGATGCGGCTGATCCCGTCTGGTCGGCGCCGCGTCGACTGGGCGACGGCGTCATGCTCAACAAGCCAACCGTACTGGCCGGGGGCGACTGGCTGTTTACCTCTTCAGTCTGGAAAACCGAAAACAGCATCAAGGTGTATGCCTCGACCGACCAGGGAAAAACGTTCACCCTGCGCGGCCAGGCCAACGTGCCTGATCCGGCCACCCGCGGCCCGGATGAACCGATGATCATCGAACGGCGGGATGGTTCGCTCTGGATGTGGGTGCGGATGCAAGGCCTGGCCGAAACATTCTCTACCGACCAGGGAAAAACGTGGACCCCGGTCCAGCGGATGAAGATCAAACATTGCACGTCCCGCTTTTTTGTGCGACGCTTGCAGTCCGGCAGTCTGTTACTGGTGAAGCATGGTCCGCTGCACGAACGTACGCCGCGGGAGCAACTCACGGCGTACCTGTCTGAGGACGACGGCCAAACCTGGATCGGCGGCCTGCTGCTCGATGAACGGGCCGACGTCACCTATCCCGACGGCGTGCAGTCTCCTGACGGGACGATCTACCTCATCTACGACCACGAGCGCACCCCGCTAGGCGAAGTGCTGCTGGCGACCTTCACCGAAGCCGACGTCCGCGCGGCCATGCCGGTGAGCGAGCAAGCCCGCTTGCGAATCGTCGTCAGTCAGCTGCCGCAACCGGAATAA
- a CDS encoding DUF4838 domain-containing protein, with protein MHKLRSLLFLFALLAVPVTAQAAFVLVDKPAGVGPAPLILFADAPPYTVQAAEELAGYIEQICGEKPQLIHGAPDPLPARAVWLGVQPAVRQLFPQVDFDFAHPEEILLSANDQHLVIAGRDRWDPEHLIVEGIDEKIVGRQLEYGTANAIYTFVQDHLGVRWLWPGKLGEDVPQRATIAIEPFTYRHHPQIRGRGGVFNFSELSNRGYGRSHDWTRRQRLQLNSLQTAGGHAFAQWWDRLHETQPELFALQPNGQRDGHPSPHNAKLCQSNPAVWKQWLLDVEEQLKEDPNRTVFNGSPNDGWSSGHCVCEKCRAWDHPEGEPRLMHWHHFREVRPALSDRHVTFANQLARVLKERYPDKDYYVLMNSYGHSRPKPIKARPAKNVIISSVANFYGRTALVDRGSTWGTTHRDQFQAWGELTDQVIWRPNTGSPAGWQQGLPDLSIAQLQKDIPFVAEKHCIGIFIDGVWEHWATLGPQYYLMAQLVWDPAADGEKILADYYHRAFGPAAADVRAYFETFEQARSAFVAKPVDEIVVFNFPQMYTEELFRQADEHLQSAEQKVAGGPEIFQQRVAFVRTGMKYSELQMANIRAMRSYWQTKDEKVALQVQANWKALEAICAEHPYAINWRAVSPTTPRMMGLHPDHPNPRWKPEQVKDLDQN; from the coding sequence ATGCACAAGCTAAGATCGCTGCTCTTCCTGTTCGCCTTGCTCGCCGTTCCTGTCACGGCCCAGGCGGCATTCGTTCTCGTCGACAAACCAGCCGGCGTGGGTCCGGCTCCGCTTATCCTGTTCGCCGATGCGCCGCCCTACACGGTCCAGGCGGCCGAAGAACTGGCAGGCTATATCGAGCAGATTTGCGGCGAGAAGCCGCAGCTGATCCACGGCGCTCCCGATCCGCTGCCGGCTCGCGCCGTCTGGCTGGGGGTGCAGCCGGCCGTCCGCCAGTTGTTCCCGCAGGTCGACTTTGACTTCGCCCACCCGGAAGAGATCCTGCTGTCGGCGAACGACCAGCACCTGGTCATCGCGGGCCGGGACCGCTGGGATCCTGAGCATCTGATCGTCGAAGGGATCGACGAAAAAATCGTCGGCCGGCAACTGGAATACGGCACGGCCAACGCCATTTACACCTTTGTGCAGGATCACCTGGGCGTCCGCTGGCTCTGGCCCGGCAAGCTGGGAGAAGATGTGCCGCAGCGCGCCACGATCGCGATCGAACCGTTCACGTATCGCCACCATCCGCAGATCCGCGGCCGCGGCGGGGTGTTCAATTTTTCCGAACTCAGCAACCGCGGTTACGGTCGCTCGCACGACTGGACCCGGCGCCAGCGCCTGCAGCTGAACTCGCTGCAGACCGCCGGCGGCCATGCGTTCGCACAGTGGTGGGATCGCCTGCATGAAACGCAGCCGGAACTGTTCGCCCTGCAGCCCAACGGCCAGCGCGACGGGCATCCCAGCCCGCACAACGCCAAGCTCTGCCAGTCCAACCCGGCCGTCTGGAAGCAGTGGCTGCTGGATGTCGAAGAGCAGCTGAAAGAGGACCCCAACCGCACCGTGTTCAACGGCTCTCCCAACGACGGCTGGTCCAGCGGGCACTGTGTCTGTGAGAAATGCCGCGCCTGGGATCACCCCGAAGGCGAGCCCCGGCTGATGCACTGGCATCACTTCCGCGAGGTGCGGCCGGCCCTGTCGGATCGGCATGTCACGTTCGCCAATCAGCTGGCCCGCGTGCTGAAAGAGCGCTATCCCGACAAAGACTATTACGTGCTGATGAACAGTTACGGGCACTCCCGACCCAAGCCGATCAAGGCCCGCCCGGCGAAGAACGTGATCATTTCCAGCGTGGCCAACTTCTACGGACGCACGGCCCTGGTCGATCGCGGCTCCACCTGGGGCACGACCCATCGGGACCAGTTCCAGGCCTGGGGCGAACTGACCGACCAGGTGATCTGGCGGCCCAACACGGGCTCTCCCGCCGGCTGGCAGCAGGGGCTGCCCGACCTGTCGATCGCGCAACTTCAGAAGGACATCCCCTTCGTCGCCGAGAAACACTGCATCGGCATTTTCATTGATGGAGTCTGGGAACACTGGGCCACGCTCGGACCGCAGTACTACCTGATGGCCCAGCTTGTCTGGGACCCGGCAGCCGACGGCGAGAAGATCCTCGCCGATTACTACCACCGCGCCTTCGGCCCCGCAGCCGCCGATGTCAGGGCGTATTTCGAAACGTTCGAACAGGCGCGGTCCGCCTTTGTGGCGAAGCCCGTTGATGAGATCGTCGTTTTCAACTTTCCGCAAATGTATACGGAAGAGCTCTTCCGCCAGGCGGACGAGCATCTGCAAAGCGCCGAGCAGAAGGTCGCCGGCGGCCCCGAAATTTTCCAGCAGCGGGTCGCCTTTGTGCGGACCGGAATGAAGTACAGCGAACTGCAGATGGCCAACATCAGGGCGATGAGATCTTACTGGCAAACGAAGGACGAAAAAGTCGCCCTGCAGGTCCAGGCCAACTGGAAAGCGCTGGAAGCGATCTGTGCGGAACATCCGTACGCCATCAACTGGCGGGCCGTCAGCCCCACGACGCCCCGCATGATGGGACTGCATCCTGATCACCCCAACCCGCGCTGGAAACCGGAACAGGTCAAAGACCTCGACCAGAACTAA
- a CDS encoding leucine-rich repeat domain-containing protein — MTRLIACFFAAMILAKTPGLDAVAADAAPSCFLIGNSLTWDTVPERLDGDVQWHVDCGVTLPYIQGNPEKPCVQSSKLWPAALREKQYDLVSVQPHYGSTLAQDVEVISGWMALQPQAVFVLHSGWAWQDKVDAEFTSYAVPQAMEHSPVYLRALRAELQRLHPDREIRLTLAQNLLAQISADIAAGQAPWRKLSDLYRDKIHLTYDQGRYLMHNAMRRAMGQKQSAAGFDTTDAAGRAYLNSVLAMLDTAPADRQLLTKILSLDTTDRASLIGQLSDKKLQSQMTALLPEIDKAAIVRRQTLTLEKEIDLVGGKLVCTPSGPQWLYLATGDQGMEIFDVPATIDLYNGNNPLKGKGGKNEQVTDAWLPRLRGLTTLQKLDLANCAIQGDGLKNISQLTSLRELNLTLTPVADDALEHLSGLTGLRSLGLASTQCTGSGFVHLKGLRQLENVNFHYTPLNDAGLAAISQLPISDRLWFAHTHFTDQGAATLASLKQLKRCGMGSKEKDSSGEAVSALTGLPLEDLALLDNQATDTGIGYACKIPTLLRLDVSYAPTVTDAALKNVAQLPLLEEFKLGNSQITDAGLLQLAASPSLKKLTLRGSKKITPAGLDQLRKARPELTIESP; from the coding sequence ATGACACGCCTGATTGCCTGTTTCTTTGCCGCAATGATCCTTGCGAAGACGCCCGGCCTGGACGCCGTGGCGGCGGATGCGGCCCCTTCCTGCTTTCTGATTGGCAACTCGCTGACCTGGGACACCGTGCCGGAACGCCTTGACGGCGATGTGCAGTGGCATGTCGACTGCGGCGTCACCCTGCCGTACATCCAGGGAAATCCTGAGAAGCCCTGCGTGCAATCGTCAAAACTCTGGCCGGCCGCCTTGCGTGAGAAGCAGTACGACCTGGTCTCGGTCCAGCCGCACTACGGTTCGACCCTGGCGCAAGATGTCGAAGTCATCTCGGGCTGGATGGCCCTGCAGCCCCAGGCAGTGTTCGTCCTGCATTCCGGCTGGGCCTGGCAGGACAAGGTCGACGCGGAATTCACCAGCTACGCCGTACCCCAGGCGATGGAGCATAGCCCCGTTTACCTGCGGGCCCTGCGGGCCGAACTGCAGCGCCTGCACCCGGACCGCGAAATACGGCTCACGCTGGCGCAGAACCTGCTGGCCCAGATCTCCGCCGACATCGCCGCCGGCCAGGCGCCCTGGCGGAAACTTTCCGACCTGTACCGGGACAAGATCCACCTCACGTACGACCAGGGCCGGTATCTTATGCACAACGCCATGCGCCGGGCCATGGGACAAAAGCAGTCGGCAGCCGGTTTCGATACGACCGACGCCGCCGGCCGGGCCTATCTGAACAGCGTCCTGGCGATGCTCGATACGGCGCCGGCGGACCGTCAACTGCTGACAAAAATTCTCTCGCTAGATACGACCGACCGCGCGTCGCTCATCGGGCAACTTTCGGACAAGAAACTGCAGAGCCAAATGACGGCCCTGCTGCCGGAAATCGACAAGGCTGCGATCGTGCGGCGCCAGACCCTGACACTGGAAAAAGAGATCGACCTGGTCGGCGGCAAACTGGTCTGCACGCCCAGCGGCCCGCAGTGGCTGTACCTGGCGACCGGCGACCAGGGGATGGAGATTTTCGACGTGCCGGCCACGATCGATCTGTACAACGGCAACAATCCCCTCAAAGGAAAGGGCGGTAAAAACGAGCAGGTCACCGACGCCTGGCTCCCGCGGCTCCGCGGCCTGACCACGCTGCAGAAGCTCGACCTGGCCAACTGCGCCATCCAAGGGGACGGCCTGAAAAACATCAGCCAGCTGACCAGCCTCCGCGAACTGAACCTGACGCTGACGCCCGTTGCCGACGACGCCCTGGAGCACCTGTCCGGGCTGACCGGCCTGCGCAGCCTGGGTCTGGCGTCCACCCAGTGCACCGGCTCCGGCTTTGTGCATTTGAAAGGCCTTCGCCAGCTGGAGAACGTCAACTTCCATTACACCCCGCTGAACGACGCAGGCCTGGCCGCCATTTCGCAGCTGCCGATTTCCGATCGGTTATGGTTCGCCCACACCCATTTCACCGACCAGGGCGCCGCCACTCTGGCTTCGCTCAAGCAGCTGAAACGCTGCGGCATGGGCAGCAAGGAGAAGGACAGCTCCGGTGAAGCAGTCTCCGCCCTGACCGGCTTGCCTTTGGAAGACCTGGCCTTGCTGGATAACCAGGCGACCGACACCGGGATTGGGTACGCCTGCAAAATCCCCACGCTGCTGCGACTCGATGTTTCCTACGCCCCGACGGTGACCGACGCCGCGTTGAAAAACGTCGCCCAGTTGCCGCTGCTGGAAGAGTTCAAGCTGGGCAATTCCCAGATCACCGACGCCGGACTGCTGCAGCTGGCCGCTTCCCCGTCGCTGAAGAAACTCACGCTCCGCGGGTCAAAAAAGATCACCCCCGCCGGTTTGGATCAGCTGCGGAAAGCCCGTCCGGAATTGACGATCGAAAGCCCGTAA
- a CDS encoding SMP-30/gluconolactonase/LRE family protein produces the protein MKRPFYSSLLTLALLAVGALPAAADDSASLVEPGAKVMKLAGGMKFTEGPVWLADQKKLVFSDIPNSKLMEWTAADGLAVWRESEQANGNILDQQGRVISCQHAARNLVRTEPDGTITVLADKYDGKRFNSPNDVAVRSDGSLWVTDPPWGLSGPHEIPGHWVFKIDPKSGKVEPVIKDLAMPNGIVFSPDEKRLYVADTGGHKRHPDARYHTFPAGIHCYEVTADGKLGKKLFQIKEGSDGMAVDAQGNLYATHGGAVTIYSPDGEKLEEIAVPEGPANVCFGGDDFRTLFITARTSLYSVRMKQPGAKLPAGK, from the coding sequence ATGAAACGCCCCTTTTATTCTTCCCTCCTGACGCTGGCCCTGCTGGCCGTGGGCGCGCTCCCCGCTGCCGCCGACGACAGTGCGTCGCTCGTGGAGCCTGGCGCCAAAGTCATGAAACTGGCAGGCGGCATGAAGTTTACCGAAGGCCCCGTCTGGCTGGCGGACCAGAAGAAGCTCGTCTTCTCCGATATCCCCAACAGCAAGCTGATGGAGTGGACGGCCGCCGACGGCCTGGCTGTCTGGCGCGAAAGCGAACAGGCCAACGGCAACATCCTCGATCAGCAGGGACGTGTCATCTCCTGTCAGCACGCCGCCCGGAACCTGGTCCGCACGGAGCCCGACGGCACGATCACCGTGCTGGCCGACAAGTACGACGGCAAGCGATTCAACTCTCCCAACGATGTGGCCGTCCGCTCCGACGGCTCGCTCTGGGTCACCGATCCGCCGTGGGGCCTGTCGGGTCCGCACGAGATCCCCGGCCACTGGGTCTTCAAAATCGATCCAAAAAGCGGCAAGGTCGAGCCCGTCATCAAGGATCTGGCCATGCCCAACGGCATTGTCTTTTCGCCCGATGAAAAACGTCTCTACGTCGCCGACACCGGCGGACACAAGCGTCACCCGGACGCCCGCTATCATACGTTCCCAGCCGGCATCCATTGCTACGAAGTCACAGCCGACGGGAAGCTGGGGAAAAAGCTCTTCCAGATCAAAGAAGGCTCCGACGGCATGGCGGTCGACGCGCAAGGGAACCTGTACGCCACGCACGGCGGGGCGGTCACCATCTACTCACCCGACGGCGAGAAACTTGAAGAGATCGCTGTGCCGGAAGGGCCGGCCAACGTCTGCTTCGGCGGCGACGATTTCCGCACGCTGTTCATCACGGCCCGCACCTCGCTGTACAGCGTGCGGATGAAGCAGCCCGGCGCCAAACTGCCCGCCGGCAAGTAA
- a CDS encoding DUF1592 domain-containing protein has protein sequence MLCRTTLCLLALCLAIRLTSPAPALAADQAPGFSATVQPFFTQYCLRCHNGEKAEGELRLDTLSHDFTDMLVAQRWAEVLFRINSGEMPPADEPQPPAKGLGETAEWIAAQVSAGRAARMAQRGPVSHYRLSRDEYAHTVYDMLGVHFDARQPGALNEDPRWHGFDRVGSMLTLSPSHVNRYLDAADTILEQAFPVREPKTVSGQEDAGENRWLLFPSRQHGNINIREPGLYRIRVKLSALPSFQGRMPRLSIWSSSLKRSIAGQDVIAAEQEPKEVQFETFLPAGRYQLINEAPGMLSDGHTLSHTPRTIQRLEDLNSARPTAYKFLNEQGQSIFPLLLIDSLSWEGPLQLDVIAQKREGLYPASESDPAELRACLRRFIDRAWRRPATAAEVDRYVKLVESELAVGEKFRPAYLAALTGVLASKNFTYLVEGTPTARRDRLTDWELASRLSYFLWSSLPDEQLSAAARQGTLHEPQVLRSQLHRMLADERIDRFTDTFPQQWLQLHRVGMFPPDSELFPDYDKWLEQSMVLETTGFFAEVFDQNLSIREFLASDWTIMNSRLAMHYGLDRASHPAVDQPGFHRVAMGPADHRGGLLTQASVLSLTSDGVRHRPVHRGVWVSEAIFGRTPSPPPPNVEPLAPTPSDQPKATIRQQLEAHTTHATCNSCHRNIDPLGFAFDNYDAIGRWRQTEQTTGGQGDNPPINATGELPDGRAYQGPDQFKQLLADDVDRFAEAFVEQLATFALRRVMTIDDAAELQAIVAASKQDDYRLRTVIEQLVLSDLFQKR, from the coding sequence ATGCTGTGCCGAACGACGCTTTGCCTGCTGGCTCTCTGTCTGGCGATACGTCTGACCAGCCCGGCTCCGGCGCTGGCGGCGGACCAGGCGCCGGGCTTCTCCGCCACCGTGCAGCCGTTCTTTACCCAGTACTGCCTGCGCTGCCATAACGGCGAAAAGGCCGAAGGCGAGCTCCGGCTGGATACGCTGTCGCACGACTTCACCGACATGCTGGTCGCCCAGCGCTGGGCCGAGGTGCTGTTCCGCATCAACAGCGGCGAAATGCCGCCCGCTGACGAACCCCAGCCGCCGGCCAAAGGACTGGGGGAAACGGCCGAGTGGATCGCCGCCCAGGTTTCCGCCGGCCGGGCCGCCCGCATGGCCCAGCGCGGGCCGGTCTCCCACTACCGGCTCAGTCGCGACGAGTACGCCCACACCGTCTACGACATGCTGGGCGTCCACTTCGACGCCCGCCAGCCCGGCGCCCTGAACGAGGACCCGCGGTGGCATGGCTTCGACCGGGTCGGCTCGATGCTGACCCTGTCGCCCTCGCACGTCAACCGCTATCTGGACGCGGCCGACACGATCCTGGAACAGGCGTTCCCGGTCCGCGAACCCAAAACCGTCTCCGGCCAGGAAGACGCGGGCGAGAACCGCTGGCTGCTGTTCCCCAGCCGGCAACACGGCAACATCAACATCCGCGAACCGGGCTTGTACCGCATCCGCGTCAAGCTCAGCGCGTTGCCTTCGTTCCAGGGACGCATGCCGCGGCTGTCGATCTGGAGCAGCAGCCTGAAACGCTCCATCGCCGGACAGGACGTCATCGCTGCCGAGCAAGAACCGAAAGAAGTGCAGTTTGAAACGTTCCTTCCCGCCGGCCGTTACCAGCTGATTAACGAAGCGCCCGGCATGCTGTCGGACGGGCACACGCTCAGCCACACGCCGCGCACGATCCAGCGGCTGGAGGATCTCAACTCGGCCCGTCCCACCGCCTACAAGTTCCTGAACGAACAGGGGCAATCGATCTTCCCGCTGCTGCTGATTGACTCCCTTTCCTGGGAAGGCCCGCTGCAGCTCGACGTGATCGCCCAGAAACGGGAAGGGCTGTACCCGGCCAGCGAAAGCGATCCGGCCGAACTCCGGGCTTGCCTGCGGCGGTTCATCGACCGCGCCTGGCGTCGGCCGGCGACCGCCGCCGAAGTCGATCGCTATGTCAAACTGGTGGAGTCGGAGCTGGCCGTGGGAGAGAAGTTCCGCCCCGCTTACCTGGCCGCCCTGACGGGCGTGCTGGCCTCCAAGAACTTTACTTACCTGGTGGAAGGAACGCCCACTGCCCGACGCGATCGCCTGACCGACTGGGAGCTGGCTTCCCGGTTATCTTACTTTTTATGGAGCTCCCTCCCCGACGAACAGCTGTCGGCCGCCGCCCGGCAGGGAACACTGCACGAGCCCCAAGTCTTGCGGTCCCAGCTGCACCGGATGCTGGCCGATGAACGCATTGACCGCTTCACCGACACTTTCCCACAGCAGTGGCTGCAGCTGCATCGCGTCGGCATGTTCCCGCCGGATTCGGAGCTGTTCCCCGATTATGACAAATGGCTTGAACAGAGCATGGTGCTGGAGACGACCGGCTTCTTTGCCGAGGTGTTCGACCAGAACCTGTCGATTCGCGAGTTCCTGGCGTCCGACTGGACGATCATGAACTCCCGGCTGGCCATGCATTACGGTCTGGACCGCGCGTCGCATCCGGCCGTTGACCAGCCCGGCTTTCATCGGGTGGCGATGGGCCCCGCCGATCATCGCGGCGGCCTGCTGACCCAGGCGTCGGTGCTGTCGCTGACCTCCGACGGCGTCCGGCATCGGCCCGTGCATCGCGGCGTGTGGGTTTCCGAGGCGATCTTCGGCCGCACGCCGTCCCCGCCGCCGCCCAATGTCGAGCCGCTGGCCCCCACGCCCAGCGACCAGCCCAAGGCCACGATCCGCCAGCAGCTGGAAGCGCATACTACGCACGCCACCTGCAACTCGTGCCATCGCAACATCGACCCGCTGGGGTTCGCCTTTGACAATTACGACGCCATCGGCCGCTGGCGCCAGACCGAACAAACAACGGGCGGGCAAGGCGATAATCCGCCGATCAACGCCACCGGAGAACTGCCCGACGGCCGGGCCTATCAGGGACCGGACCAGTTCAAACAGCTGCTGGCCGACGACGTCGATCGTTTTGCCGAAGCCTTTGTCGAACAGCTGGCGACCTTTGCCTTGCGCCGCGTGATGACGATCGACGATGCGGCCGAACTCCAGGCGATCGTCGCCGCCAGCAAGCAGGACGACTACCGTCTGCGCACCGTGATCGAACAGCTCGTGCTGTCCGACCTGTTCCAGAAACGCTGA
- a CDS encoding DUF1552 domain-containing protein, with protein MSRPVTVKRRTLLKHLSAGAGSLVFAPFLQRLEAQEKGTYALPRRVVFVVFGNGFHEDASIPQAVSFGGEQTRQLPLDDQKLPFDIEPFTPYKDRLAIVHGLRAGLVNADHGAGFGALSGLNGGVGDDRKRNVVGESIDAAIARKLPGIFPLLVLGIDPGKPETNAYLCSSAWGAGQPIAAQCRPELAYESLFGGVGAKKNDFAVRKNLLDFIATDIKDLQSHLTSSEREQLDYHLHAMESLSKRDGQLAEMYDQGLLKKSAPALPSPFPVTMTDTATAQFDIAASALMTGLTNVVTITSELCTVRGAYTGISTLGSHAVGHNNKDPKLDLPGLDILRRVRRHLSEQTASMLRKLDSMPEGNGTMLDNTLVVFMSDGANRQHTHGENWPFALIGNLGGRIKGNQLVTYPMREAMYGTTGYRIGTAPATNPTINAMYNTLLHAVGAPREHFNLLGTARENPALRGPLPELLS; from the coding sequence ATGTCCCGCCCAGTCACGGTCAAGCGACGCACCCTGCTCAAGCACCTTTCGGCCGGGGCCGGCAGTCTGGTCTTTGCTCCGTTTCTGCAGCGGCTGGAGGCCCAGGAAAAAGGGACGTACGCCCTGCCCCGGCGGGTCGTGTTTGTGGTCTTCGGTAACGGCTTCCATGAAGACGCATCGATTCCTCAGGCCGTGTCGTTTGGCGGCGAACAGACGCGGCAGTTGCCGCTGGACGATCAGAAGTTGCCGTTTGATATTGAACCGTTCACGCCGTACAAGGATCGCCTGGCGATTGTGCACGGCTTGCGGGCCGGTCTGGTGAATGCCGACCATGGGGCCGGCTTTGGCGCTCTGTCGGGACTCAACGGCGGCGTAGGCGACGACCGGAAACGGAACGTGGTGGGCGAGTCGATCGATGCCGCCATCGCCCGCAAGCTGCCGGGCATTTTCCCGCTGCTGGTGCTGGGAATTGATCCGGGCAAGCCGGAAACGAATGCGTATTTGTGTTCGTCGGCCTGGGGAGCGGGCCAGCCGATCGCGGCCCAGTGCCGTCCGGAACTGGCGTATGAATCGCTGTTCGGCGGCGTGGGAGCAAAGAAGAACGACTTCGCCGTGCGGAAGAATCTGCTGGACTTTATCGCGACGGATATCAAAGACCTGCAGTCGCACCTGACCAGCTCGGAACGGGAGCAGCTGGATTATCATCTGCATGCGATGGAGTCGCTCAGCAAGCGGGACGGACAGCTGGCGGAAATGTACGACCAGGGGCTGCTGAAGAAATCGGCCCCCGCGCTGCCTTCGCCGTTTCCCGTCACCATGACCGATACAGCGACCGCGCAGTTCGACATTGCCGCATCGGCATTGATGACCGGTTTAACCAACGTGGTGACGATCACCTCAGAACTGTGCACGGTCCGCGGAGCGTATACCGGCATTTCCACGCTGGGCTCGCATGCGGTCGGGCACAACAATAAAGACCCCAAGCTGGATCTGCCTGGCCTGGATATCCTGCGCCGGGTGCGGCGGCATCTGTCGGAACAAACGGCCAGCATGCTGCGCAAACTGGACAGCATGCCCGAGGGGAACGGCACCATGCTCGACAACACCCTGGTGGTGTTCATGAGCGACGGGGCCAACCGGCAGCACACCCACGGCGAGAACTGGCCGTTCGCCCTGATCGGCAACCTGGGCGGCCGCATCAAAGGGAACCAGCTGGTGACCTATCCGATGCGCGAAGCGATGTACGGCACGACGGGCTACCGCATCGGCACGGCCCCGGCCACGAACCCGACCATCAACGCCATGTACAACACGCTGCTGCACGCCGTCGGCGCCCCGCGGGAACACTTCAATCTGCTGGGAACGGCCCGCGAGAACCCGGCCTTGCGCGGCCCCCTGCCGGAACTGCTGAGCTGA